A section of the Streptomyces sp. NBC_01408 genome encodes:
- a CDS encoding IS5 family transposase (programmed frameshift), translating to MGRGTWSWIVPDGLWEIAEPLIPPSRVRPQGGGTQDTPDETLFAAITYVLVSGCAWRALPPCFGISKSTAHRRFLIWSRAGVWGRLHEEILHRLEDASLLDLSRAVLDSAHVRAKRGGELTGPSPVDRGKPGSKMHVLSDANGLPLLVGVSAANTHDSQALKPMVLGHQTRHDPHRGRHFKPQRLHADKAYDIPELWKWLRGKRIGVRIARKGIESSERLGRRRWVIERTMSWLTGYRRLNHRYERHPRNYLAFLGLAAALCCYKRLVRLTT from the exons ATGGGGCGGGGTACGTGGAGTTGGATTGTGCCGGACGGGCTGTGGGAGATCGCGGAGCCGCTGATCCCACCGTCCAGGGTGCGGCCGCAGGGCGGCGGGACGCAGGACACGCCTGATGAGACGCTGTTCGCCGCGATCACCTACGTCCTGGTCAGCGGCTGCGCCTGGCGGGCTCTGCCGCCCTGCTTCGGGATATCGAAGTCGACAGCCCACCGCCGGTTCCTGATCTGGTCGAGAGCCGGCGTGTGGGGCCGGCTGCATGAAGAGATCCTGCACCGGCTCGAGGACGCGAGCCTCCTCGACCTCTCCCGAGCGGTCCTCGACTCCGCACACGTGAGGGCTAAAAGAG GGGGCGAACTCACAGGTCCGAGCCCCGTGGACCGGGGCAAGCCGGGTTCCAAGATGCACGTCCTGTCGGACGCGAACGGACTGCCCCTCCTCGTCGGCGTCTCGGCCGCGAACACACATGACAGCCAGGCACTGAAGCCCATGGTGCTCGGCCACCAAACGAGACACGACCCTCACCGCGGCCGCCACTTCAAGCCCCAGCGTCTCCACGCCGACAAGGCCTACGACATTCCTGAACTGTGGAAATGGCTCCGCGGTAAACGGATCGGCGTCCGTATCGCACGCAAGGGAATCGAGTCCTCCGAACGGCTCGGGCGGCGCCGTTGGGTGATCGAGCGGACCATGTCCTGGCTGACCGGCTACCGCCGGCTCAACCACCGTTACGAGCGCCACCCCCGCAACTACCTGGCCTTCCTCGGCCTCGCCGCAGCACTCTGCTGCTACAAGCGACTCGTCCGCCTCACCACATAG
- a CDS encoding DUF4365 domain-containing protein has protein sequence MEHNNHQGWYGETFVAAIAAAAGFQVAVPYPDIGTDLLLGRDHEEPELDVRIALQVKTRRGEDITDADMDAGVKVTLPVAQYKRLRGKRQVPVYLVVVLVPTDPADYIRTDENALILRRCAYWVSLEHHVPAQAGRDSVTVTVPRDNLLTVDALHEFFARACEEVPAP, from the coding sequence ATGGAGCACAACAACCACCAGGGCTGGTACGGAGAGACCTTCGTGGCCGCGATCGCCGCGGCGGCCGGATTCCAGGTGGCTGTGCCGTATCCGGATATCGGAACGGACCTGCTCCTGGGCCGGGACCATGAGGAGCCCGAGCTCGATGTCCGGATCGCGCTCCAGGTGAAGACGCGCCGGGGCGAAGACATCACGGACGCGGACATGGACGCCGGGGTCAAGGTCACACTGCCTGTCGCGCAGTACAAGCGCCTCCGCGGCAAGCGGCAGGTGCCCGTCTACCTGGTCGTCGTGCTCGTGCCCACGGACCCGGCGGACTACATCCGCACGGATGAGAACGCCCTTATTCTGCGCCGCTGCGCGTATTGGGTCTCGCTCGAACATCACGTCCCCGCACAGGCCGGCCGGGACAGTGTCACTGTCACTGTTCCGCGCGACAATCTGCTCACGGTCGACGCTCTGCACGAGTTCTTCGCCCGGGCGTGTGAGGAGGTGCCTGCACCATGA
- a CDS encoding DUF262 domain-containing protein, producing the protein MHAQETTFSKLVQGEQQFQVPLYQRTYSWQRDELQQLWDDVQELVEDRQEGRSGSGHFLGSVVLAPERVAAGGMQRWLVVDGQQRMTTLMLAFTALRDHHRDRGSVKKAARINDLILVNTYQDGHDSYRLLPTQADREAYTACVDSLPKAGGAGNVGAAYRFFVAALAAGTESSGETWADAVESVLGDCLSIVAITAAEGDNVYRIFESINNTGVGLSQSDLLRNYLFMCLPSRGEDVYRKRWLPMQELLGPAHLELLVWLDLVVGGNSRARQSEIYRDQKKRLEPLSGDEAALEAEIARFSRRADRLMRILEPEREGDPGLRAVLERLSRWGGQTHYPLALHLLDLVDEGRTTASEAAEALAFAESYMVRRLFAGLSTTGSNRVFMELPKELDKDGSPAEAVRRFLSRPRTGARVWPGDDAVREAVRTRPFYKSGRSSQRFQILRRLEESYGSSEPVDYDKAPLTVEHVLPQSPAQQWFDLLAEEAADGESPQEIHNLLVHTLGNLTLSGENARLSNHPFHRKQELLDSSALRMNQEIAAQERWGRREILARAEELADRAVGLWPGPLEGVVQSDDEWAGWGELREILLAVPAGTWTSYGELAALIGTSAIAVGNHVAARTGLHCAYRVLTADGRIAGGFRWTDDRHSGDPKVVLEAEGVPFDENGRASKAHRLSSTDLAVLVGKELPEETPAASAASQPGGDEAGTRFETLLRANQTPEVVEGVLAALRFWEEQGGYQVYGKANETSCFPTVDAGGPGSPRALWPLGIYPVTGTAEVVFQYLKRRPPFDDEPLRRALMERFNAIDGIDLAEAKLDLRPSFPLEVFAAQTKEIRSVLEWFIHEVALAEARRPIDDGDPAVF; encoded by the coding sequence GTGCACGCTCAGGAGACCACGTTCAGCAAGCTGGTCCAGGGGGAGCAGCAGTTCCAGGTACCGCTCTACCAGCGCACCTACAGCTGGCAGCGTGACGAGCTGCAGCAGTTGTGGGACGACGTGCAGGAGCTGGTCGAGGACCGGCAGGAAGGGCGTTCCGGCTCTGGTCACTTCCTCGGTTCGGTCGTGCTGGCGCCCGAGCGCGTCGCCGCGGGCGGGATGCAGCGCTGGCTCGTCGTCGACGGTCAGCAGCGGATGACCACCTTGATGCTCGCGTTCACGGCTCTGCGGGACCACCACCGGGACCGGGGCTCGGTGAAGAAGGCCGCCCGGATCAACGACCTCATCCTGGTCAACACGTATCAGGACGGGCACGACAGTTACCGGCTGCTGCCGACACAGGCGGACCGTGAGGCATACACGGCCTGCGTGGACAGCCTCCCGAAGGCAGGCGGCGCCGGAAACGTGGGCGCTGCCTACCGCTTCTTCGTCGCTGCCCTGGCCGCCGGGACGGAGAGTAGTGGTGAGACCTGGGCGGACGCGGTCGAGTCCGTTCTCGGCGACTGCCTCTCGATCGTTGCGATCACTGCCGCCGAGGGCGACAACGTCTACCGCATCTTCGAGTCCATCAACAACACCGGCGTGGGGCTCAGCCAGAGCGACCTGCTGCGCAACTACCTCTTCATGTGCCTGCCGAGCAGGGGCGAGGACGTCTACCGCAAGCGGTGGCTCCCCATGCAGGAGCTGCTCGGCCCCGCCCATCTGGAGCTGCTGGTGTGGCTGGACCTCGTCGTCGGAGGGAACAGCCGGGCCCGGCAGAGCGAGATCTACCGGGATCAGAAGAAGCGCCTGGAGCCGCTGAGCGGGGACGAGGCGGCGCTGGAAGCCGAGATCGCCCGGTTCTCCCGGCGCGCCGACCGTCTCATGCGGATCCTGGAGCCCGAGAGGGAAGGCGATCCTGGGCTGCGGGCGGTACTGGAGCGCCTGTCGCGTTGGGGCGGCCAGACCCACTACCCGCTGGCCCTCCATCTCCTGGACCTCGTGGACGAGGGCAGGACCACGGCCTCGGAAGCGGCGGAGGCGCTCGCTTTCGCGGAGAGCTACATGGTGCGGCGCCTCTTCGCGGGCCTGTCCACGACGGGCAGCAACCGGGTGTTCATGGAACTCCCCAAGGAACTGGACAAGGACGGCTCCCCGGCCGAGGCGGTACGCCGGTTCCTTTCGCGCCCCCGTACGGGCGCCCGTGTATGGCCGGGCGACGACGCGGTTCGTGAAGCCGTCCGCACCCGTCCCTTCTACAAGAGCGGACGCAGCAGCCAGCGCTTCCAGATCCTGCGCCGGCTGGAGGAGAGCTACGGATCGAGCGAGCCCGTCGACTACGACAAGGCGCCGCTCACCGTCGAACACGTCCTGCCCCAGAGCCCGGCCCAGCAGTGGTTCGACCTGCTGGCCGAGGAAGCCGCGGACGGCGAGAGCCCCCAGGAGATCCACAACCTGCTCGTGCACACCCTCGGAAACCTGACTCTGTCGGGTGAGAACGCACGGCTCTCCAACCACCCCTTCCACCGCAAGCAGGAGCTGCTCGACTCCAGTGCGCTGCGGATGAACCAGGAGATCGCCGCGCAGGAGCGCTGGGGCCGCAGGGAGATCCTCGCCCGGGCCGAAGAACTGGCCGACCGGGCCGTGGGGCTGTGGCCCGGGCCTCTGGAGGGAGTCGTGCAGTCGGACGACGAGTGGGCGGGCTGGGGGGAGTTGAGGGAGATCCTGCTCGCCGTGCCGGCCGGGACCTGGACGTCGTACGGTGAGCTTGCCGCCCTCATCGGTACCAGTGCCATTGCGGTCGGCAACCACGTGGCGGCCAGGACGGGACTGCACTGCGCGTACCGCGTGCTGACCGCCGACGGCCGGATCGCGGGCGGATTCCGGTGGACCGACGACCGGCACTCCGGGGACCCCAAGGTCGTCCTGGAGGCCGAGGGCGTTCCCTTCGACGAGAACGGCCGGGCCTCGAAGGCCCACCGGCTGAGCAGCACCGACCTGGCCGTCCTGGTGGGCAAGGAGCTGCCGGAGGAGACCCCGGCGGCGTCGGCCGCATCGCAGCCCGGCGGCGACGAGGCCGGCACGCGCTTCGAAACGCTGTTGCGCGCGAACCAGACGCCGGAGGTAGTCGAAGGCGTCCTGGCAGCACTCCGCTTCTGGGAGGAGCAGGGCGGCTACCAGGTCTACGGGAAGGCGAACGAGACCAGCTGCTTCCCGACCGTGGACGCGGGCGGGCCGGGCTCGCCGCGTGCTCTGTGGCCGCTCGGCATCTACCCGGTGACAGGGACGGCGGAGGTCGTCTTCCAGTACCTCAAGCGGCGCCCGCCGTTCGACGACGAGCCGCTGCGCCGCGCCCTGATGGAGCGGTTCAACGCCATCGACGGCATCGACCTCGCCGAGGCCAAGCTCGATCTGCGCCCCTCCTTCCCGCTGGAGGTCTTCGCCGCGCAGACCAAGGAGATCCGTTCCGTGCTGGAGTGGTTCATCCACGAGGTCGCCTTGGCGGAAGCCCGCCGTCCGATCGACGACGGCGACCCGGCCGTGTTCTGA
- the drmD gene encoding DISARM system SNF2-like helicase DrmD, producing MTTPTTDLAGVAQRAVRRRADAQDHTAVPEISDLVEVRGQRWVVADIDHGTGSPVISAPGTLVTLNSVEDGRYNDTLSVIWEIEPGRRRLPAGSLPEVAAHRFDPPERLAAFLDAVRWSAVTSADVRTLQAPFRSGVAVEPYQLEPVSRAVAAPRVNLLLADDVGLGKTIEAGLVALELILRNRAHKIMIVCPAGLTVKWRDEMAEKFGLDFTIIDSERAAEVRRTHGSAANPFNIHPRSIVSLPWLRGPKAQRLLAEVLPAQDAEATVPGKRAFDLLILDEAHHVAPSAPKQYYPVDSQQTKLIRRLAPHFEHRLFLSATPHNGYQQSYTALLEIIDNQRFARGVEPDPQAVEGTVVRRLKTDIRDPETGERRFLERSTTSLSVEYTEDERRIHALLKEYAQLRRAKLGTRFKGGRKAADLVTLLLKKRLFSSPDAFARTIEVYLETLRTKKQQAAEEVEDWQETFFDDYADYDDEPLAEAEDDAIARATTLQPGTDGDESALLEQMRDWAQRHQAQADSKARELITYLKANCLAEGGHWLNERVVVFTEYRDTQIWLQNLLRDHGLGGDRVALLHGGLNTEDREQLRLAFQAEPAENPVRILLATDAASEGIDLQRHCHRLVNYDIPFNPNKLEQRIGRIDRYGQRTAPEVVHFVGSGYEKSTDTYEADLEFLARVAVKVARMEEDLGRVNAVLADAVQRRMTGDLGTDFDVERAEVYAGRKARKGGGNVAAERDAQAQAQRLSEQVAGTVATLGITPERIARVVSTALPLARQQDIRPVLDDKDGAEGFYEVPTLTGSWERAAHGLADKLRPEIRRPVTFEAANLKDRDGKDRDDVVLAHLGHPLVSMSTRLLRAAVWNKEQTGLARVSAVISDHPELETTLVGAFARFVLVGADGVRLHEEVLQAGGWLRAVEGAGQPRFSRLEKITTVRDILDDAFADHATQAAPVLRGRLADAWPHVSEGLVSALEWRARNRQTALETRLETRRRDEAERITAQIDRFRESLRRAIGNPAEQEEEGQLELAFDEVEQQRRDRENWEQRRDALESEKQRELAAIAARYDRPKALLFPVAVVFVVPRREAVK from the coding sequence ATGACGACGCCGACCACCGACCTGGCGGGTGTGGCGCAGCGGGCGGTACGCCGCCGCGCCGACGCGCAGGACCACACTGCCGTCCCCGAGATCAGCGATCTCGTCGAGGTGCGCGGGCAGCGCTGGGTCGTGGCCGACATCGATCACGGCACGGGTTCCCCGGTGATCAGCGCGCCCGGCACCCTCGTCACGCTCAACAGCGTCGAGGACGGCCGCTACAACGACACCCTCTCGGTGATCTGGGAGATCGAGCCAGGCCGCCGCCGTCTCCCCGCCGGCTCCCTTCCCGAGGTCGCCGCGCACCGCTTCGACCCGCCGGAGCGCCTGGCCGCCTTCCTGGACGCCGTCCGGTGGTCCGCGGTCACCTCGGCCGACGTACGCACCCTCCAGGCGCCCTTCCGTTCCGGTGTCGCCGTCGAGCCGTACCAGCTCGAACCCGTCTCCCGGGCCGTGGCCGCGCCCCGCGTGAACCTGCTCCTCGCGGACGACGTCGGCCTCGGCAAGACCATCGAGGCGGGCCTGGTCGCGCTGGAGCTGATCCTCCGCAACCGCGCCCACAAGATCATGATCGTCTGTCCGGCCGGCCTCACCGTGAAGTGGCGCGACGAGATGGCCGAGAAGTTCGGCCTCGACTTCACGATCATCGACTCCGAGCGGGCCGCCGAGGTCCGCCGCACCCACGGCAGCGCCGCGAACCCCTTCAACATCCATCCGCGCAGCATCGTGAGCCTGCCCTGGCTGCGCGGCCCGAAGGCCCAGCGGCTCCTCGCCGAGGTGCTCCCCGCCCAGGACGCCGAGGCGACCGTCCCCGGCAAGCGGGCCTTCGACCTGCTCATCCTCGACGAGGCCCACCACGTGGCGCCCTCCGCGCCCAAGCAGTACTACCCCGTCGACTCCCAGCAGACCAAGCTGATCCGCCGGCTCGCCCCGCACTTCGAGCACCGGCTGTTCCTGTCGGCCACCCCGCACAACGGCTACCAGCAGTCGTACACGGCCCTCCTGGAGATCATCGACAACCAGCGTTTCGCACGCGGCGTCGAACCGGACCCGCAGGCCGTCGAGGGCACCGTCGTCCGCCGCCTCAAGACCGACATCCGCGACCCGGAGACCGGCGAGCGGCGCTTCCTGGAGCGCAGCACCACGTCGCTGTCCGTCGAGTACACCGAGGACGAGCGCCGCATCCACGCCCTGCTCAAGGAGTACGCCCAGCTCCGCCGGGCCAAGCTCGGCACCCGTTTCAAGGGCGGCCGCAAGGCGGCCGACCTGGTCACCCTGCTGCTCAAGAAGCGGCTGTTCTCCTCGCCCGACGCCTTCGCCCGCACCATCGAGGTCTACCTGGAGACGCTCCGGACCAAGAAGCAGCAGGCGGCCGAGGAGGTCGAGGACTGGCAGGAGACCTTCTTCGACGACTACGCGGACTACGACGACGAACCCCTCGCCGAGGCCGAGGACGACGCCATCGCCCGAGCCACCACCCTCCAGCCCGGCACCGACGGCGACGAGTCGGCCCTGCTGGAGCAGATGCGCGACTGGGCCCAGCGCCACCAGGCGCAGGCCGACTCCAAGGCCCGCGAACTCATCACCTACCTCAAGGCCAACTGCCTGGCCGAGGGCGGCCACTGGCTCAACGAGCGCGTGGTCGTCTTCACCGAGTACCGCGACACCCAGATCTGGCTCCAGAACCTGCTGCGCGACCACGGCCTCGGCGGCGACCGCGTCGCCCTCCTGCACGGCGGTCTGAACACCGAGGACCGGGAGCAGCTGCGCCTGGCCTTCCAGGCCGAGCCCGCCGAGAACCCCGTACGCATCCTGCTGGCCACCGACGCGGCCAGCGAGGGCATCGACCTCCAGCGGCACTGCCACCGGCTGGTCAACTACGACATCCCCTTCAACCCCAACAAGCTCGAACAGCGCATCGGCCGCATCGACCGCTACGGCCAGCGCACCGCCCCCGAGGTCGTGCACTTCGTCGGCAGCGGCTACGAGAAGAGCACCGACACCTACGAGGCCGACCTCGAATTCCTGGCCCGGGTCGCGGTGAAGGTCGCCCGCATGGAAGAGGACCTCGGCAGGGTCAACGCCGTCCTCGCCGACGCCGTGCAGCGTCGGATGACCGGCGACCTCGGCACCGACTTCGACGTGGAGCGCGCAGAGGTCTACGCCGGCCGCAAGGCCAGGAAGGGCGGCGGGAACGTCGCCGCCGAGCGCGACGCCCAGGCGCAGGCCCAGCGCCTGAGCGAGCAGGTCGCGGGCACGGTGGCCACCCTCGGCATCACCCCCGAGCGGATCGCCCGCGTGGTGTCCACCGCGCTGCCGCTCGCCCGCCAGCAGGACATCCGGCCCGTCCTCGACGACAAGGACGGAGCCGAGGGCTTCTACGAGGTCCCCACTCTCACCGGTTCCTGGGAGCGGGCCGCCCACGGCCTCGCCGACAAGCTGCGCCCCGAGATCCGTCGCCCGGTCACCTTCGAGGCGGCCAACCTCAAGGACCGCGACGGCAAGGACCGCGACGACGTCGTCCTCGCCCACCTCGGGCACCCCCTTGTCTCCATGTCCACCCGGCTGCTGCGCGCCGCCGTGTGGAACAAGGAGCAGACCGGCCTCGCCCGCGTGAGCGCCGTGATCAGCGACCACCCGGAGCTGGAGACCACCCTCGTCGGCGCCTTCGCCCGGTTCGTTCTCGTCGGCGCCGACGGCGTGCGGCTGCACGAGGAGGTCCTCCAGGCGGGCGGCTGGCTCCGCGCGGTGGAAGGCGCCGGCCAGCCCCGCTTCAGCCGCCTGGAGAAGATCACCACGGTCCGAGACATCCTCGACGACGCCTTCGCCGACCATGCCACGCAGGCCGCACCGGTCCTGCGCGGCAGGCTCGCCGATGCCTGGCCGCACGTGAGCGAGGGCCTGGTCTCGGCCCTGGAATGGCGGGCCCGCAACCGCCAGACCGCACTGGAGACCCGCTTGGAGACCCGCCGCCGCGACGAGGCCGAGCGGATCACCGCCCAGATCGACCGCTTCCGCGAGTCCCTGCGCCGGGCCATCGGCAACCCCGCGGAGCAGGAGGAGGAAGGCCAGCTGGAGCTGGCCTTCGACGAGGTCGAGCAGCAGCGCCGGGACCGGGAGAACTGGGAACAGCGCCGGGACGCCCTGGAGAGCGAGAAGCAACGCGAGCTCGCCGCCATCGCCGCCCGGTACGACCGGCCCAAGGCCCTGCTGTTCCCCGTCGCCGTCGTCTTCGTCGTTCCCCGCCGGGAGGCCGTGAAGTGA
- a CDS encoding UvrD-helicase domain-containing protein: MATLGIHKDFLLEFAKLEKPVQKRVHEVFDKFREHRHAGLHLEKLENPRDSRIRTIRVGKFMRGVVLAPDSGDSFLLLKVMAHDDAIAWALSHRATVNSATQGIELRDDIALEQATADVHHAPTAAESRLFADVADKELTRLGIDPDLLPLVRNLSTEAHLDALRKILPEQQYDVLAGLAAGLTPEDVWRESVAVHAEHAAATEARQTPAEDELAAAMARSQGRIALLSGPEELLDILSRPFDAWRVFLHPSQRRIAYHPSYNGPARVTGGPGTGKTVVALHRALHLAQQLPDDAPDESVLLTTFTRNLAADLRHGLELLIPDEALRAKIRVVNVDALANQLVREDRGGPLTILTSQKEINSRWNALARRLGLDYSDVFLDQEWRQVVLAQDLRSPEAYLKASRSGRGTALSPLRRAQVWRAVEGFARELRQAGEWTFLQVCAEAARLLEPRTDRPFRHVVIDEAQDLHPAQWRLLRASVAPGPDDLFIAGDTHQRIYGNKVSLRSLGVNVSGRSHRLRINYRTTHEILQWSASLLSGERLDDMDGGTESLTGYRSVLNGGNPELRASADRAEEIADLTSRIAQWVNDGVEPSEIGVAVRYLQLGKEIAHALEQADLPVRLLGTAQASGDGVCIGTMHRMKGLEFRCVAVAGVSDSVVPLASALTPAEVDAQQHREDLLGELSLLFVACTRAREVLRVSWHGVPSPFLAP, encoded by the coding sequence ATGGCGACACTGGGAATCCACAAGGACTTCCTCCTGGAGTTCGCCAAGTTGGAGAAGCCCGTCCAGAAGCGGGTCCACGAGGTCTTCGACAAGTTCCGCGAGCACCGCCATGCCGGGCTTCACCTGGAAAAACTGGAGAACCCCCGTGACTCCCGGATCCGCACCATCCGCGTCGGCAAGTTCATGCGCGGCGTCGTTCTCGCACCGGACTCCGGAGACAGTTTCCTTCTCCTGAAGGTCATGGCGCACGACGACGCCATCGCCTGGGCATTGAGTCATCGGGCGACAGTGAACTCTGCGACCCAGGGCATCGAACTGCGCGACGACATCGCCTTGGAGCAAGCCACCGCCGACGTGCACCATGCCCCGACCGCGGCGGAAAGCCGGCTCTTCGCCGATGTCGCGGACAAGGAACTGACACGTCTCGGCATCGACCCCGATCTGCTCCCGCTCGTGCGGAACCTCAGCACCGAGGCTCATCTCGACGCACTCCGCAAGATCCTTCCCGAGCAGCAGTACGACGTGCTCGCCGGCCTGGCCGCGGGGCTCACCCCGGAGGACGTCTGGCGCGAGTCCGTGGCCGTGCACGCCGAGCACGCCGCCGCCACCGAGGCGCGGCAGACCCCGGCCGAGGACGAACTCGCCGCCGCCATGGCCCGCTCGCAGGGGCGCATCGCCCTGCTCTCCGGGCCCGAAGAGCTGCTGGACATCCTGTCCCGCCCGTTCGACGCGTGGCGGGTCTTCCTGCACCCCAGTCAGCGGCGCATCGCCTACCACCCCTCCTACAACGGGCCTGCCCGGGTGACCGGGGGCCCCGGGACGGGCAAGACCGTGGTCGCCCTGCACCGCGCTCTTCATCTGGCGCAACAGTTGCCGGACGACGCGCCCGACGAATCGGTGCTGCTCACGACGTTCACCAGGAATCTCGCAGCCGATCTGCGCCACGGACTTGAACTGCTCATCCCGGACGAGGCGTTGCGCGCGAAGATCCGTGTCGTCAATGTCGACGCCCTCGCGAACCAGCTCGTACGCGAGGACCGAGGCGGCCCGCTGACCATTCTGACCAGCCAGAAGGAGATCAACTCCCGCTGGAACGCCCTCGCCCGCAGACTCGGGCTCGACTACAGCGACGTCTTCCTCGACCAGGAATGGCGACAGGTCGTCCTGGCCCAGGACCTGCGCTCGCCCGAGGCCTACCTCAAAGCGTCACGCAGCGGCCGGGGCACCGCGCTGAGCCCGCTGCGGCGCGCCCAGGTCTGGCGTGCCGTCGAAGGGTTCGCACGGGAACTGCGCCAAGCCGGGGAATGGACCTTCCTCCAGGTGTGCGCCGAGGCCGCCCGGCTGCTGGAGCCGCGTACCGACCGCCCCTTCCGCCACGTGGTGATCGACGAAGCCCAGGACCTCCACCCGGCACAGTGGCGCTTGCTGCGGGCGTCGGTCGCCCCCGGGCCCGACGATCTGTTCATTGCCGGAGACACACACCAACGCATCTATGGCAACAAGGTGTCACTGCGCAGCCTCGGCGTGAACGTGAGCGGCAGATCCCACCGGCTGCGCATCAACTACCGCACCACACACGAGATCCTGCAGTGGTCGGCCTCCCTACTTAGCGGAGAGAGGCTGGATGACATGGACGGCGGGACCGAATCGCTGACGGGATACCGGTCCGTACTGAACGGCGGGAACCCCGAGCTGAGGGCATCGGCCGACCGGGCCGAAGAGATCGCGGACCTCACGTCGCGCATCGCCCAGTGGGTGAACGACGGTGTGGAACCGAGCGAGATCGGGGTGGCCGTTCGCTACCTGCAACTGGGCAAGGAGATCGCGCACGCGCTGGAACAAGCCGACCTGCCCGTTCGTCTCCTCGGCACCGCTCAGGCGTCCGGCGACGGCGTCTGCATCGGAACCATGCACCGTATGAAGGGACTGGAGTTCCGTTGCGTCGCTGTCGCCGGTGTGAGCGACAGCGTCGTCCCTCTGGCATCGGCTCTGACACCCGCGGAAGTGGACGCTCAGCAGCACCGGGAAGACCTGCTCGGCGAGTTGAGCCTCCTTTTCGTCGCCTGCACTCGCGCACGTGAGGTCCTGCGGGTCTCCTGGCACGGCGTACCGAGCCCGTTCCTTGCACCGTGA
- a CDS encoding S8 family serine peptidase — translation MLTIRATDYLTGNPIEGAEIELFCDVVHRIGDRGITDTDGKVLLRVAALPQTVERLFMYPPSAGGYWGRYLANVSIGATPYGVDLHPVDVMVADGARHAYGSGSNLGSGVRIGIVDHGIDSQAVPVAGGRNCVVGEPDGDYGDDGSGHGTHVAGIIATRPGGAVRGLAPDAEIYSYRVFGDRASSYSVSNAVDQALQDGCHLINMSIGGLAYDTVLKEMDRDVAERGAIIIAAAGNGNGGPVTIPAALDYALSVTAMGRVGTYPPGSLEDAYIGAVSATDPNDFFASFSNCSPPSVELIAPGVGIVSVLPGGRYGPLNGTSQACAVATAAAARALTGMPVLSAAPDKARAIAMKNYLFGRANPMGFGFPIEGYGRLA, via the coding sequence ATGCTCACGATCCGTGCCACCGATTACTTGACAGGTAATCCGATTGAAGGGGCCGAGATTGAACTGTTCTGTGACGTCGTCCATAGAATCGGAGACCGTGGCATTACAGATACGGACGGGAAGGTGCTTCTGCGAGTAGCGGCTCTGCCGCAAACTGTGGAGCGCCTGTTTATGTACCCGCCAAGTGCTGGTGGATACTGGGGAAGATACCTGGCGAATGTATCCATAGGGGCGACGCCGTATGGTGTGGACTTGCATCCTGTCGACGTAATGGTCGCCGACGGGGCCCGACATGCGTATGGATCCGGATCCAATCTGGGTTCCGGAGTGCGGATCGGAATCGTAGACCACGGAATCGACAGTCAAGCAGTGCCCGTCGCCGGCGGACGAAATTGTGTCGTAGGCGAGCCTGACGGTGACTACGGCGACGATGGAAGCGGGCACGGAACACACGTCGCGGGAATAATTGCGACCCGCCCCGGGGGGGCGGTAAGGGGCCTTGCACCCGACGCCGAAATTTATAGCTACCGTGTATTCGGTGACCGGGCCAGCAGTTACAGCGTCAGTAATGCAGTCGATCAGGCGCTGCAAGACGGTTGCCATCTGATCAACATGAGCATCGGTGGCCTTGCTTACGACACCGTACTGAAAGAGATGGACCGAGACGTCGCTGAGCGCGGAGCGATAATCATCGCAGCAGCTGGCAATGGCAATGGCGGGCCCGTGACTATTCCAGCAGCCCTCGACTATGCGCTTTCCGTAACGGCAATGGGTAGGGTTGGCACCTACCCACCAGGGTCGCTCGAAGACGCCTACATCGGCGCAGTGTCAGCTACGGATCCGAATGACTTCTTCGCGTCCTTCTCGAACTGCTCCCCGCCAAGTGTTGAGTTGATCGCACCTGGCGTCGGCATCGTTTCCGTCCTGCCTGGTGGGCGATACGGTCCACTGAACGGCACCTCGCAAGCCTGTGCTGTCGCGACCGCTGCTGCAGCGCGTGCACTCACCGGCATGCCGGTGCTCAGTGCTGCGCCGGACAAGGCACGAGCCATCGCGATGAAGAACTATCTGTTCGGAAGGGCGAACCCCATGGGTTTCGGCTTCCCCATCGAGGGCTACGGCCGGCTGGCGTAG